The Rhodopseudomonas palustris genome window below encodes:
- a CDS encoding PaaI family thioesterase: MSDQSIPDPVMSFDDKARMIQNRRSIHGAIIGLQLDRYAPAEAWSSLPYHPVFVGDISTGVIHGGVVTAMLDESCGMAVQLALPGSTAIATLDLRIDYLRPATPGQVMRAHAHCYHLTRSIAFVRATAYQDAEDAPIATATAMFMVGANRTDMLRQTPKVTLDSAHELVAPDDPDGGPLAISPYPRFLGIRVDGDAQAMMPYDPKLVGNPILPALHGGVIGAFLETAAIVSVRREIGLATAPKPIGLTVNYLRSGRPLDTFAKVSIVKQGRRVVAFEAQAYQRDPAEPIASCYGHFKLRSGAAE; the protein is encoded by the coding sequence ATGTCCGACCAATCGATCCCCGATCCGGTGATGTCGTTCGACGACAAAGCGCGGATGATTCAGAACCGCCGCTCGATCCACGGCGCCATCATCGGCCTGCAACTCGACCGCTACGCGCCCGCGGAGGCGTGGAGCAGCCTGCCCTATCATCCCGTGTTCGTCGGCGACATCTCGACCGGCGTAATCCATGGCGGCGTCGTCACGGCGATGCTCGACGAGAGCTGCGGCATGGCGGTGCAGCTCGCGTTGCCCGGCAGCACCGCAATCGCCACACTCGACCTGCGGATCGATTACTTGCGGCCGGCGACGCCCGGACAGGTGATGCGGGCGCATGCGCACTGCTATCACCTCACCCGTTCGATCGCGTTCGTCCGCGCCACCGCCTATCAGGACGCCGAAGACGCTCCGATCGCCACCGCGACCGCGATGTTCATGGTCGGCGCCAATCGCACCGACATGCTGCGGCAGACCCCGAAGGTGACGCTCGACTCCGCACACGAGCTGGTGGCGCCGGACGATCCGGACGGCGGGCCGCTGGCGATCAGCCCGTATCCGCGCTTCCTCGGCATCCGCGTCGACGGCGATGCCCAGGCGATGATGCCGTATGATCCGAAGCTGGTCGGCAATCCCATTCTGCCGGCGCTGCATGGCGGCGTGATTGGGGCCTTCCTGGAGACCGCCGCGATCGTCAGCGTGCGCCGTGAGATCGGCCTCGCCACCGCGCCGAAGCCGATCGGGCTGACGGTGAACTATCTGCGCTCGGGCCGGCCGCTCGACACCTTCGCCAAGGTGTCGATCGTCAAGCAGGGCCGCCGCGTGGTTGCGTTCGAAGCGCAGGCCTATCAGCGCGATCCTGCAGAGCCGATCGCGTCGTGCTACGGCCACTTCAAGCTGCGCTCCGGCGCGGCGGAGTAA
- a CDS encoding acetate/propionate family kinase, translating into MSDVLLVLNAGSSSIKFALYEAHTEPTADHLICEGGIGSLGHRPHFKVVNSDGSTRYDTYLPEGSSHDDAMAVLIGWIETTFPEHRLSAVGHRVVHGGALFDGPVDVTPEVIAQLRAFDRLAPLHQPHNVSAIEALAKLHPSLTQIACFDTAFHHRLPEVATAFALPRELTEQGVRRYGFHGLSYEYIAGRLPDVAGQAVADGRVVVAHLGAGASMCAMLRCRSIATTMGFTALDGLMMGSRCGELDPGVVLYLLEEKSMTPREIEDLLYRESGLLGVSGISDDMRTLLASDDPRACEAIELFVYRISRELGSLAAALGGLDALVFTGGIGEHASEIRRRVCEQAAWLGVSLDPGLNTSLSGAGRISAPDSKVSAWAIPTDEDLMIARHVWRLADSGR; encoded by the coding sequence ATGAGCGATGTTCTGCTGGTCCTCAATGCGGGGTCTTCAAGTATCAAATTTGCGCTGTATGAAGCGCATACCGAGCCGACCGCCGATCACCTGATCTGCGAAGGCGGCATCGGCAGCCTCGGTCACCGGCCGCATTTCAAGGTCGTGAACAGCGACGGCTCGACCCGCTACGACACCTATCTGCCCGAGGGCAGCAGCCACGACGACGCGATGGCGGTGCTGATCGGCTGGATCGAAACGACGTTTCCCGAGCACCGCCTAAGCGCAGTCGGTCATCGCGTGGTCCATGGCGGCGCGCTGTTCGACGGACCGGTGGATGTGACGCCCGAGGTGATCGCCCAGCTTCGCGCTTTCGACAGGCTGGCGCCGCTGCATCAGCCGCACAACGTCTCGGCGATCGAGGCTCTGGCCAAGCTGCATCCGTCGCTGACCCAGATCGCGTGTTTCGATACCGCGTTCCATCATCGCTTGCCGGAGGTCGCTACCGCTTTCGCGCTGCCGCGCGAGCTGACCGAACAAGGCGTCCGCCGCTACGGCTTTCACGGGCTGTCTTATGAGTACATCGCGGGCCGGCTGCCGGACGTCGCCGGACAGGCGGTCGCCGATGGTCGGGTGGTGGTGGCGCATCTCGGCGCCGGCGCCAGCATGTGCGCGATGCTGAGATGCCGCAGCATCGCCACCACGATGGGTTTCACCGCGCTTGACGGCCTGATGATGGGTAGCCGTTGCGGCGAGCTCGATCCGGGCGTGGTGCTGTATCTGCTCGAAGAGAAGAGCATGACGCCTCGCGAGATCGAGGATCTGCTGTATCGCGAGTCGGGATTGCTCGGCGTGTCGGGCATCAGCGACGACATGCGCACGCTGCTGGCCAGCGACGATCCGCGCGCCTGCGAGGCGATTGAATTGTTCGTCTATCGCATTTCCCGTGAGCTCGGCTCGCTCGCCGCCGCACTCGGCGGGCTCGACGCTCTGGTGTTCACCGGCGGCATTGGTGAACACGCCTCGGAGATCCGGCGCCGCGTGTGCGAGCAGGCCGCCTGGCTCGGTGTGAGCCTCGATCCGGGCCTGAATACGAGCCTGTCGGGGGCAGGGCGGATCAGCGCACCGGACAGCAAAGTGTCGGCCTGGGCGATCCCGACTGATGAAGATCTGATGATCGCCCGCCATGTCTGGCGGCTGGCCGATAGTGGGCGCTGA
- a CDS encoding GGDEF domain-containing protein: MTANSKIANAVYIEFVRLLYTARWPIVVVGCAMLTTGLAVAWQTRDVVMAVIGLTGMAVTLGRLALCFAFDHAVAKHPLDVETAKQWERRLAVGVISTGVCVGAFAVRCFLLPDLAAHMIAGGLVFGYCAGTTTRFSIRPWIVQASLVVSVTPAVAAALWNFDLLHVAQAVLFLLFALGGLELIDYIHATTAEQLTLRAEATRLARADALTNLPNRRHLVEHFNELAKRLARHGDGFAVISLDLDFFKEANDRFGHAAGDEILRTVAGRMTELLEDEDLAARIGGDEFVVVQANVSDTAAADDLGRRIVAALSEPYAIAGEAVMLGASFGSALAPTDGVTLDELLRKADEALYAVKRNRPGRVREVTSWTDHAPLVPEIGTMPEHDQTTSATTPTDANAG, from the coding sequence ATGACCGCGAACAGCAAGATCGCGAACGCCGTCTACATCGAATTCGTTCGATTGCTGTACACCGCGCGCTGGCCCATCGTGGTGGTGGGCTGCGCGATGCTGACCACCGGGCTCGCGGTCGCCTGGCAGACGCGCGACGTGGTGATGGCGGTGATCGGCCTCACCGGCATGGCGGTGACACTGGGACGACTCGCGCTGTGTTTCGCCTTTGACCACGCGGTCGCAAAGCACCCGCTCGATGTCGAAACCGCAAAACAATGGGAGCGCCGGCTCGCGGTTGGGGTGATCTCTACTGGCGTCTGCGTGGGCGCCTTCGCGGTGCGCTGCTTCCTGCTGCCCGATCTCGCCGCGCACATGATCGCCGGCGGCCTGGTGTTCGGCTATTGCGCCGGCACCACCACGCGGTTTTCGATCCGGCCGTGGATCGTGCAGGCCTCGCTGGTGGTCTCAGTCACCCCGGCAGTCGCGGCAGCGCTGTGGAATTTTGACCTGCTGCACGTGGCTCAGGCGGTGCTGTTCCTGCTGTTCGCCTTGGGCGGCCTCGAACTGATCGATTACATCCACGCCACCACCGCCGAACAACTGACGCTGCGCGCCGAAGCGACGCGGCTCGCCCGTGCCGACGCGCTGACCAATCTGCCGAACCGGCGGCATCTGGTCGAACATTTCAACGAACTCGCCAAGCGGCTGGCCCGACATGGCGACGGCTTTGCGGTGATCAGCCTCGATCTCGATTTCTTCAAAGAGGCCAACGACCGCTTCGGCCATGCGGCCGGCGACGAGATTCTGCGCACCGTCGCCGGGCGGATGACCGAACTGCTGGAGGACGAGGACCTTGCGGCGCGGATCGGCGGTGACGAATTCGTCGTGGTGCAGGCCAACGTCTCGGATACGGCAGCAGCCGATGACCTCGGTCGCCGGATCGTCGCGGCGCTATCGGAGCCCTACGCGATCGCCGGCGAAGCCGTAATGCTCGGCGCCAGCTTCGGCAGCGCACTGGCGCCGACCGATGGCGTCACGCTCGACGAATTGCTGCGCAAGGCCGATGAGGCGCTGTATGCGGTGAAGCGCAACCGGCCCGGCCGAGTGCGCGAGGTCACTTCCTGGACCGACCATGCACCGCTGGTGCCGGAGATCGGCACCATGCCGGAGCACGACCAGACCACCTCAGCCACGACGCCGACCGACGCCAACGCCGGCTGA
- a CDS encoding thermonuclease family protein: MRRLIVMVLGLSLAAPALAAEAVVKDGDTLQLGDKVFRLEGVDAPELDQRCVNQFADPSACGLEARDALVKLIGGRSVTCRDLGPDPVFKGRRLGTCAIAGESDSLSRRLVQEGFALNAAAGGKDRFAGDETKAKDERKGLWQGCFVAPNDFRRWDKDAPLRGAACREDKHSELIDVMFPDQPAMLPGCTIKGKLARRARITGNVGVYQIRGCPSYASLTKPNRWFCSEDDARAAGFRKAYNCRIKLTP, from the coding sequence ATGCGTCGACTGATCGTGATGGTGCTGGGGCTCTCGCTGGCGGCGCCGGCCTTGGCGGCGGAAGCGGTGGTGAAGGACGGAGACACCCTGCAGCTCGGCGACAAGGTCTTCCGGCTCGAAGGTGTCGATGCACCCGAGCTCGATCAGCGCTGCGTCAACCAGTTCGCCGATCCGTCGGCCTGCGGCCTCGAAGCCCGCGATGCGCTGGTCAAGCTGATCGGCGGCCGCAGCGTCACCTGCCGCGATCTCGGGCCGGACCCGGTGTTCAAGGGGCGCCGGCTCGGCACCTGTGCAATCGCCGGGGAAAGCGACAGCCTCAGCCGCCGCCTGGTGCAGGAGGGCTTCGCTCTCAACGCCGCTGCCGGCGGCAAGGACCGCTTTGCCGGCGACGAGACCAAGGCCAAGGACGAGCGCAAGGGGCTGTGGCAAGGCTGTTTCGTCGCGCCGAACGACTTTCGCCGCTGGGATAAGGATGCCCCGCTGCGCGGCGCCGCCTGCCGCGAGGACAAGCATAGCGAGCTGATCGACGTGATGTTTCCTGATCAGCCGGCGATGCTGCCGGGCTGCACTATCAAGGGCAAGCTGGCGCGCCGCGCCCGCATCACCGGCAATGTCGGCGTGTATCAGATCCGCGGCTGCCCGAGCTACGCCAGTCTGACCAAGCCGAACCGCTGGTTCTGCTCGGAGGACGATGCCCGCGCCGCCGGCTTCCGCAAAGCCTACAACTGCCGGATCAAGCTGACGCCGTAA